One window of Polynucleobacter sp. HIN5 genomic DNA carries:
- the rplO gene encoding 50S ribosomal protein L15: MQLNTIKPAEGAKRPRRRVGRGIGSGLGKTAGRGHKGQKSRSGGFHKVGFEGGQMPMYRRLPKRGFISLTRRFVGQVTLADLERIGLAEVDLVALKQHGLAGEQTNAVKVIKTGEIKRAVTLKGLTASAGAKAAIEAAGGKVLAEV, from the coding sequence ATGCAATTAAATACGATTAAACCCGCCGAAGGTGCTAAACGCCCACGTCGCCGTGTCGGCCGTGGTATTGGTTCGGGTCTTGGTAAGACTGCTGGTCGTGGTCATAAAGGCCAAAAGTCGCGTTCCGGCGGTTTTCATAAAGTTGGTTTTGAGGGCGGCCAAATGCCCATGTATCGTCGCTTACCCAAGCGCGGTTTCATTTCTTTAACACGTCGTTTTGTTGGTCAAGTAACCCTCGCAGATTTAGAACGCATCGGTTTGGCCGAAGTAGATCTAGTTGCCCTCAAGCAGCATGGCCTTGCTGGCGAGCAAACGAATGCTGTCAAAGTGATTAAGACTGGTGAAATTAAGCGCGCGGTTACCTTAAAGGGATTGACTGCAAGTGCAGGTGCAAAAGCCGCTATTGAGGCTGCTGGCGGTAAGGTGCTCGCTGAGGTTTAA
- the rpmD gene encoding 50S ribosomal protein L30, whose protein sequence is MANTQSNSKVKLQLVRSLIGTRESHRATVRGLGLGRLNSVSELQDTPAVRGMINKVSYLVKVIG, encoded by the coding sequence ATGGCAAATACACAATCAAATTCAAAGGTCAAACTTCAGCTAGTACGTAGCTTGATCGGTACGCGCGAGAGTCACCGTGCCACGGTTCGTGGTTTGGGCCTTGGTCGCCTGAACTCGGTTTCAGAGTTACAAGATACCCCGGCGGTCCGGGGAATGATTAATAAGGTTTCATACCTTGTGAAAGTGATCGGGTAA